The window GGATGCCCTCGTCGCTCCGGGAACCCGCTCCCGACGGCGGCCCCGGCCCTGCGACCTGGGCCCGCGCGGCAGCGACCGTCGCCGGGGCCGCCCCCGCCTACGCCCGCTGCGGTTCGCACCGGCGGGGGCCTGGACGGCACCGGTCGCGGTTCCGCGCCGCCCGCGGTGGACACCTGCCGTAGCCCGGCTGCGTCCGCACGGGCTCCGGGAGGGGGCCTGTGGCCGTGCGGACGCGGCCTGGACTCAGCGGGATGCGGGAGCTGCGGTCGCACGACGGGGCGATGCGGCTCCGCCGACGGCGGGGCGGCCCGCCTCAGCCCTCCGGGAGTTCGACGGGCGCGATCTCGTCGAAGACGTCGCCCGGCCCGGGGTTCGCCGGGTCGGTGGCGCCGCCGAACTGGGCCATCACTCCCCAGACCGCGTTCAGCGCCGTCTGGACGGCGCCCTCGGCCCAGCCGGCGGTCCAGGAGATGTCGTCGCCGGCGAGGAACAGGCCGCGCTTGTCCTCGGGCAGCCGGTCCTGCATGAAGTGGGTGAACAGCCGTCGCTGGTAGCGGTAGTGGCCGGGCAGGTTGGCCTTGAACGCGCCCATGAACCAGGGCTCGTTCTCCCAGGAGACGGTGACCGGGTTGCCGATGACGTGCTTGCGGATGTCGACGCCCGGATAGATCTCCCCGAGCGACTTGAGCATGACGTCCATGCGCTCCTTGGGAGACAGCGGCAGCCACTTCAGGCTGTCGTCGCACCAGGTGTAGGAGAGGCAGATGACGGCCGGCTTGTCCGGGCCGTCGTCGAGGAGGTACGTGCCCCGGGTCATCCGGTCCGTCAGCGTCATGGACATCGTGTCCCGGCCGGTGGGGTTGCCCTGGCCGTCGACGGCCTCGTCCAGCCAGAACGGCCGGTCGACCGGGACGAACAGCTTGGACGACTCCATGTAGTGGGTGCGCTCCATCGCCGTCCAGTGGTCGATCGGGAAGAGCGCGTCGTCACAGGCGATCTTGGAGAGCAGCAGCCACGACTGCCCGGTGAACACGGCGGCCCGGTAGGTACGGATGTCGCCCGAGGCGTCGGTGACGGTGATCCGGTTCCCGGCCGTGCGGTCGAGCCGGGTGACCGCCCCGCGCGGCTCTCCCCCGTGCAGGGACGACAGCGACGTTCCCGGCGCCCAGTGCACGAGCTTCTGCGGCTCGCGCTCCCACAGGCGCAGCGGCAGCTGCTGGCTGCCGCCGACGATGCCCCGGTGGTGGTCGTCGGCCTCGGTGTAGACGACGCGCAGGATCTCCAGGATCGAGTTGGGGAAGTCGGTGTCCCAGCCGCCCGTGCCGAAGCCGACCTGGCCGAAGATCTCGCGATGGCGGAAGGAGGAGAAGGAGTCCGAACCGCAGAGGAAGCCGTAGAAGGTCTGGTCGTCGAGCTTCTCCACGAGCTTCGCCCAGATCTCGCGGATGCGCGGCACGTCGCGCTCGCGCATGGCGCGGTTCATGTCGGAGAAGTCGGCGCCCTCCTCCAGGCAGGAGTTCCAGGCGTCCATCACCTCGCGGTACACGGGCGGCAGGTCGTCGATGGTCTCCGCGTAGTGGGACTCCCCCTTGAGGTCGACGACGGTCGAGGGGGTCGCCGGGGAGAGCGGGTTGGGGAAGGGCCTGGTCTCCAGGCCCACCAGGTCGATGTAGTGCTGGAGCGCCGTGGACGAGGGCGGGAAGCGCATGGCGCCCATCTCGGCGGTGAGCGAGGGGTCGCAGCCCTCGAAGCCGACGGTGCGCAGCCGCCCGCCGATCCGGTCCGCCTCGTAGACGACGGGCTTGAGCCCCATCTTCATCAGTTCGTACGCCGCGATGACGCCGGAGAGCCCGCCGCCGATGACGGCGACCTCGGATCCGTGCTCGGTGGCCGGTATCTGGCCGATGCCCGCGGGGTGCGCGAGGAAGTCGTCGTACGCGTAGGGGAAGTCCGGCCCGAACATGGTGATCGGGGGCTGCGGCTGCGCGTCGGTGTGCTGGACGGCGTTGGGCACCGTGGACGTCATGGGGTACGGACTCCTTGCGGGGCGGGCGTGGCTGGGCTCGGGAAGGGGCGTGCGGGTCAGGCGAGGGAGCCGTACAGGCCGGGACGACGGTCCTGGAGATAGGGGTTGGCGGCCCGTGAGGCGGTCAGGAACCCGGGGTCGACGTCCCCGACGACGAGTTCCTCGCCGCGGCCGGCCCGGGCGCGGGCCGTGCCGTCGGGACCGGCCAGGCAGCTGAGGCCGGTGAACTCGAACTCGCCCTCCGTGCCGGTCCTGTTGACGTACGCGATGTACATCTGGCTCTCGAAGGCGCGGACCGGCACCACGGACTCGGCGACGAACGGGAAGGGGTGCATCAGCGCGGTCGGCACGAGCAGCAGTTCCGTCCCGGCCAGTGCGTGGGCGCGGACGTTCTCCGGGAACTCGACGTCGTAGCAGATCAGCAGCCCGATCCGGACGCCGTCGAGTTCGGCCTGGACGACCGGCGTGTCACCGGGGGTGAACCACGTCTGCTCGAAGGAGCCGAAGAGGTGGGTCTTGCGGTAGTTCGCCGACGGGGCGCCGTCGGGTCCGACGAGCTGGGCGCTGTTGAAGATCCGGTCGCCGTCGCGCTCCGGGTAGCCGTACAGGACGGCGAGACCGTGGCGTACGGCGATCTCGGCGACCGCTCGCGCGCCGGGCCCGTCGGCGGGCTCCGCCAGGTCGGGCACGGCGTCGCCGACGGCGTACCCGGTGAGGAACAGTTCGGGTGAGACCAGCAGCCGGGCACCCGCGCCGGCGGCCCTCGCGGCGGCCTCGTCCAGCGCCTTCAGGTTCTCCGCGACGGCTCCGGGCCGTCCGGAACTCTGGAGCAGGGCGGTGCGCAACGACGGCATGGCTGACCTCGGCGGGGCGGGCGGGGCGGGAGACGTATCGAAGGTACGGCGCCGGGAACACACCGGACAAGGCGCGATTGTTGCGCGTCCACCGTCGATCCATTGCGCGTGCGGGCCCGGGGGCGGCGATTCGTTGCGTGGAGCGTCACCGCAGGTCAGGCGAGTGATTTCCGTCTCGGCGAGAGCCCGGGAAGGAACCCGGCGCGGGAGGCGCGCCGGACGCGGCCGGCTCTCAGGCCGGCGGGGCCGAGGAGTAGCGCCGCAGCAGCGGGGACAGGACGAGCACGGACTTCGTGCGCTCGACGTACGGCTCTCCCGCGATCCGCTCCAGCACCTGTTCGAAGTGGCGCATGTCCGCTGCGAAGACCTGGACGATCGCGTCGGCGTCACCCGTCACGGTCGACGCGGACGCGACCTCCGGATAGGCGGCGAGGCCCTGCTTGATCGCCTCGGGGGCGGTGTTGCGGCTGCAGTAGATCTCGATGAAGCCCTCGGTCTGCCAGCCGAGCGCCGCCGGGTCGACCCGGACGGTGAAACCGGTGATGGCTCCCTCGGCCCGCAGCCGGTCGACGCGGCGTTTGACCGCGGGCGCCGAGAGCCCGATGAGCGTACCGATGTCGGCGTAGGAGCGGCGGGCGTCCTCGGCGAGGGCGTGGACGATGCGTTCGTCGAGGTCGTTCAGGCGCACGTCGGGCGGTTCACTTCTCTGCGGCGGGCGGTTCGGGGGCGGCACGTGCCGCCCCCGAAGTAGACCACGCGCGCCCGGCCCGGGCGCGCGCGCCGCGGGGCGCGGCCGGTCAGAAGGGGAACTGCGAGCGTCCGTGCTGGACGGATATCCACTTCTGGGTGGTGAACGCCTCGATCATCGAATCGCCGTTCAGCCGCCCGAGGCCGGAGTTCTTCTCGCCGCCGAACGGGACGACCGGCTCGTCGTGCACCGTGCCGTCGTTGATGTGGATCATGCCGGTGCGGATTCGCCGTCCCACCCGCACACCGCGCTCGGTGTTCCCGGTGTGGACGGCGCCGCTCAGCCCGTACGGGGTGTCGTTGGCGATGCGCACGGCCTCGTCCTCGCCGTCGAACGGGACGAGCAGGGCGACGGGCCCGAAGATCTCCTGGTGCAGGACCGGCGAGCCGGGCGCGAGCCCGGTCAGCACCGAAGGGCTGACGACGTTGCCGTCGGCGCGGCCGTGCAGCAGCGCCGTGGCACCCGCCGCCACCGTCTCGTCGACGAGCCTGGACACCGCGTCGGCCTGCGAGGAGTTGATCAGCGGGCCGATGTGCGTGGCGGGGTCGGCGGGGTCGCCCACGCGCAGGGAGGCGACCTTGGCGACGAACTTCTCGGTGAACTCCCGCTCGACCGCGCGGTCGACGAGGATGCGGTTGGCCGCCATGCAGACCTGGCCCTGGTGGATGTAGCGGCTGAAGACGGCCGCGTCGACGGCGTAGTCGACGTCGGCGTCGTCCAGGACGATCAGCGCGCTGTTGCCGCCCAGTTCGAGCACCGCCCGCTTGAGGTTCGCGGCGCAGACCGTCGCGACGTGGCGGCCGATCCTGTCGGAACCGGTGAAGGAGATGACCTGCGGTACGGGGTGCTCCAGCAGCGCGTCGCCGATCTCGGCGATGTCGGTGACCACGACGTTCAGCAGGCCGGCGGGCAGTCCTGCCTCCTCGAAGACCTTCGCGATCAGGGTGCCGCCGCAGACCGGGGTGTTCTGGTGCGGCTTGAGGACCACCGCGTTGCCGAGGGCCAGCGCGGGTGCGACCGACTTCAACGACAGCAGGAAGGGGAAGTTGAACGGGCTGATGACGCCGACGACACCGGCGGGAACCCGGTAGACGCGGTTCTCCTTGCCCTCGGTGGGCGAGGGGAGGATCTGACCGGCCGGCCGCAGGGCCAGGTGCACGGCCTCGCGCAGGAACTCCTTGGCCAGGTGCAGTTCGAAGCCGGCCTTCAGCAGCGTGCCGCCGAGTTCCGCGACGATGGCCTCGCCGATCTCCGCCTCGCGCTCCTCGACGATGCGCAGCGCCTTCTCCAGCACGGCCCGGCGGGCGTACGGGTTGGTGTCGGCCCATTCCTGCTGGGCCCGC is drawn from Streptomyces sp. NBC_00178 and contains these coding sequences:
- a CDS encoding flavin monoamine oxidase family protein, which codes for MTSTVPNAVQHTDAQPQPPITMFGPDFPYAYDDFLAHPAGIGQIPATEHGSEVAVIGGGLSGVIAAYELMKMGLKPVVYEADRIGGRLRTVGFEGCDPSLTAEMGAMRFPPSSTALQHYIDLVGLETRPFPNPLSPATPSTVVDLKGESHYAETIDDLPPVYREVMDAWNSCLEEGADFSDMNRAMRERDVPRIREIWAKLVEKLDDQTFYGFLCGSDSFSSFRHREIFGQVGFGTGGWDTDFPNSILEILRVVYTEADDHHRGIVGGSQQLPLRLWEREPQKLVHWAPGTSLSSLHGGEPRGAVTRLDRTAGNRITVTDASGDIRTYRAAVFTGQSWLLLSKIACDDALFPIDHWTAMERTHYMESSKLFVPVDRPFWLDEAVDGQGNPTGRDTMSMTLTDRMTRGTYLLDDGPDKPAVICLSYTWCDDSLKWLPLSPKERMDVMLKSLGEIYPGVDIRKHVIGNPVTVSWENEPWFMGAFKANLPGHYRYQRRLFTHFMQDRLPEDKRGLFLAGDDISWTAGWAEGAVQTALNAVWGVMAQFGGATDPANPGPGDVFDEIAPVELPEG
- a CDS encoding carbon-nitrogen hydrolase family protein — its product is MPSLRTALLQSSGRPGAVAENLKALDEAAARAAGAGARLLVSPELFLTGYAVGDAVPDLAEPADGPGARAVAEIAVRHGLAVLYGYPERDGDRIFNSAQLVGPDGAPSANYRKTHLFGSFEQTWFTPGDTPVVQAELDGVRIGLLICYDVEFPENVRAHALAGTELLLVPTALMHPFPFVAESVVPVRAFESQMYIAYVNRTGTEGEFEFTGLSCLAGPDGTARARAGRGEELVVGDVDPGFLTASRAANPYLQDRRPGLYGSLA
- a CDS encoding Lrp/AsnC family transcriptional regulator — encoded protein: MRLNDLDERIVHALAEDARRSYADIGTLIGLSAPAVKRRVDRLRAEGAITGFTVRVDPAALGWQTEGFIEIYCSRNTAPEAIKQGLAAYPEVASASTVTGDADAIVQVFAADMRHFEQVLERIAGEPYVERTKSVLVLSPLLRRYSSAPPA
- a CDS encoding aldehyde dehydrogenase family protein, whose product is MSSFFTDLAQQYIDGEWRPGKGSWDIIDFNPYSGEKLASITVATSGEVDQAYRAAERAQQEWADTNPYARRAVLEKALRIVEEREAEIGEAIVAELGGTLLKAGFELHLAKEFLREAVHLALRPAGQILPSPTEGKENRVYRVPAGVVGVISPFNFPFLLSLKSVAPALALGNAVVLKPHQNTPVCGGTLIAKVFEEAGLPAGLLNVVVTDIAEIGDALLEHPVPQVISFTGSDRIGRHVATVCAANLKRAVLELGGNSALIVLDDADVDYAVDAAVFSRYIHQGQVCMAANRILVDRAVEREFTEKFVAKVASLRVGDPADPATHIGPLINSSQADAVSRLVDETVAAGATALLHGRADGNVVSPSVLTGLAPGSPVLHQEIFGPVALLVPFDGEDEAVRIANDTPYGLSGAVHTGNTERGVRVGRRIRTGMIHINDGTVHDEPVVPFGGEKNSGLGRLNGDSMIEAFTTQKWISVQHGRSQFPF